In Hippoglossus stenolepis isolate QCI-W04-F060 chromosome 20, HSTE1.2, whole genome shotgun sequence, the following are encoded in one genomic region:
- the LOC118099430 gene encoding cAMP-specific 3',5'-cyclic phosphodiesterase 7B isoform X2, whose protein sequence is MSCLTAEQRCEAVTFKRSEQNAIQVRMLADGRLSTGHAGVLLAERRGSYPLIDLRFLKTSLQREEVESGTRKKVTRQLSFQRYCHASRLLRGLVPPTPGSLHLLDDDYLGQAAHMLSKVGTWTFDIFLFDRLTNGNSLVTLMCHLFNVYGLVHHFQLDMVKLHRFLGMVQEDYHSQNPYHNAVHAADVTQAMYCYLKEPRLAEQLSLLDVFLGLMAAAAHDVDHPGVNQPFLIKTRHHLASLYQNTSVLESHHWRSTVGMLRESGLLSHLPADMSLDMEQQLGSLILATDISRQNEFLSTFREHLDNQDLDLQLASHRHFMLQIALKCADICNPCRVWELSRQWSERVCEEFYRQGDLERKFDLEISPLCNQQVDSVPAIQTGFISYIVEPLFEEWQRFTEPSLLSRTMMGHLQKNKARWSRLRHAQTTLDTQTHPSDDEPEGGGGENIP, encoded by the exons ATGTCCTGTTTGACGGCCGAG cagaggtgtgAAGCTGTCACTTTTAAAAGGTCGGAGCAGAATGCCATTCAAGTTCGCATGCTGG CTGATGGCAGACTGAGCACTGGTCATGCTGGTGTGTTGCTGGCTGAGAGACGAGGCTCCTACCCTCTGATCGACCTCCGCTTCCTGAAAa CCAGTCTCCAGCGAGAGGAGGTGGAGTCCGGCACCAGGAAGAAGGTCACACGTCAGCTGAGCTTCCAGAGATACTGCCACGCCTCCCGGCTGCTCAGGGGGCTGGTGCCCCCCACCCCCGGGTCCCTACACCTGCTGGACGACGACTACCTGGGACAGGCTGCG CACATGTTATCAAAGGTTGGCACATGGACCTTTGACATTTTCCTCTTCGATCGTCTAACGAATG gaaACAGCCTGGTGACTCTGATGTGCCATCTCTTCAATGTCTACGGTCTCGTTCATCACTTCCAGCTGGACATGGTCAAGCTGCACAGGTTTCTGG GTATGGTGCAGGAAGACTACCACTCCCAGAATCCCTATCACAACGCCGTTCATGCAGCTGACGTCACTCAAGCCATGTACTGCTACCTGAAGGAGCCCAGG CTGGCAGAGCAGCTGAGCCTCCTGGACGTGTTCCTGGGTCTGATGGCAGCAGCCGCCCACGATGTCGACCATCCCGGAGTCAACCAGCCCTTCCTCATCAAGACCAGACACCACCTGGCATCTCTCTATCAG AACACGTCTGTGCTGGAGAGTCACCACTGGAGGTCGACGGTGGGCATGCTGCGAGAGTCAGGACTGCTGTCTCACCTGCCTGCTGACATGTc GCTGGacatggagcagcagctgggctCTCTCATTCTGGCGACAGACATCAGCCGGCAGAATGAGTTCCTGTCGACCTTCAGAGAACATCTGGACAACCAGGACCTGGACCTTCAGCTGGCTTCACACAGGCATTTTATGCTGCAG ATTGCCCTGAAGTGTGCAGACATCTGTAACCCGTGTCGGGTTTGGGAGCTTAGCAGACAgtggagtgagagagtgtgtgaggagTTCTACAGACAGG GTGACCTGGAGAGAAAGTTTGACCTGGAAATCAGTCCTCTTTGTAACCAGCAGGTGGACTCTGTCCCAGCCATACAGACAG GTTTTATCTCATACATTGTGGAGCCTCTGTTTGAGGAGTGGCAGCGTTTCACTGAGCCCAGCCTGCTCAGCCGGACCATGATGGGTCACCTGCAGAAGAACAAAGCCCGCTGGAGCCGCCTGCGACACGCACAGACAACATTAGACACACAGACGCACCCTTCTGATGACGAGCCcgaaggaggaggtggagagaacATCCCTTaa
- the LOC118099430 gene encoding cAMP-specific 3',5'-cyclic phosphodiesterase 7B isoform X3 produces the protein MSCLTAERCEAVTFKRSEQNAIQVRMLADGRLSTGHAGVLLAERRGSYPLIDLRFLKTSLQREEVESGTRKKVTRQLSFQRYCHASRLLRGLVPPTPGSLHLLDDDYLGQAAHMLSKVGTWTFDIFLFDRLTNGNSLVTLMCHLFNVYGLVHHFQLDMVKLHRFLGMVQEDYHSQNPYHNAVHAADVTQAMYCYLKEPRLAEQLSLLDVFLGLMAAAAHDVDHPGVNQPFLIKTRHHLASLYQNTSVLESHHWRSTVGMLRESGLLSHLPADMSLDMEQQLGSLILATDISRQNEFLSTFREHLDNQDLDLQLASHRHFMLQIALKCADICNPCRVWELSRQWSERVCEEFYRQGDLERKFDLEISPLCNQQVDSVPAIQTGFISYIVEPLFEEWQRFTEPSLLSRTMMGHLQKNKARWSRLRHAQTTLDTQTHPSDDEPEGGGGENIP, from the exons ATGTCCTGTTTGACGGCCGAG aggtgtgAAGCTGTCACTTTTAAAAGGTCGGAGCAGAATGCCATTCAAGTTCGCATGCTGG CTGATGGCAGACTGAGCACTGGTCATGCTGGTGTGTTGCTGGCTGAGAGACGAGGCTCCTACCCTCTGATCGACCTCCGCTTCCTGAAAa CCAGTCTCCAGCGAGAGGAGGTGGAGTCCGGCACCAGGAAGAAGGTCACACGTCAGCTGAGCTTCCAGAGATACTGCCACGCCTCCCGGCTGCTCAGGGGGCTGGTGCCCCCCACCCCCGGGTCCCTACACCTGCTGGACGACGACTACCTGGGACAGGCTGCG CACATGTTATCAAAGGTTGGCACATGGACCTTTGACATTTTCCTCTTCGATCGTCTAACGAATG gaaACAGCCTGGTGACTCTGATGTGCCATCTCTTCAATGTCTACGGTCTCGTTCATCACTTCCAGCTGGACATGGTCAAGCTGCACAGGTTTCTGG GTATGGTGCAGGAAGACTACCACTCCCAGAATCCCTATCACAACGCCGTTCATGCAGCTGACGTCACTCAAGCCATGTACTGCTACCTGAAGGAGCCCAGG CTGGCAGAGCAGCTGAGCCTCCTGGACGTGTTCCTGGGTCTGATGGCAGCAGCCGCCCACGATGTCGACCATCCCGGAGTCAACCAGCCCTTCCTCATCAAGACCAGACACCACCTGGCATCTCTCTATCAG AACACGTCTGTGCTGGAGAGTCACCACTGGAGGTCGACGGTGGGCATGCTGCGAGAGTCAGGACTGCTGTCTCACCTGCCTGCTGACATGTc GCTGGacatggagcagcagctgggctCTCTCATTCTGGCGACAGACATCAGCCGGCAGAATGAGTTCCTGTCGACCTTCAGAGAACATCTGGACAACCAGGACCTGGACCTTCAGCTGGCTTCACACAGGCATTTTATGCTGCAG ATTGCCCTGAAGTGTGCAGACATCTGTAACCCGTGTCGGGTTTGGGAGCTTAGCAGACAgtggagtgagagagtgtgtgaggagTTCTACAGACAGG GTGACCTGGAGAGAAAGTTTGACCTGGAAATCAGTCCTCTTTGTAACCAGCAGGTGGACTCTGTCCCAGCCATACAGACAG GTTTTATCTCATACATTGTGGAGCCTCTGTTTGAGGAGTGGCAGCGTTTCACTGAGCCCAGCCTGCTCAGCCGGACCATGATGGGTCACCTGCAGAAGAACAAAGCCCGCTGGAGCCGCCTGCGACACGCACAGACAACATTAGACACACAGACGCACCCTTCTGATGACGAGCCcgaaggaggaggtggagagaacATCCCTTaa
- the LOC118099430 gene encoding cAMP-specific 3',5'-cyclic phosphodiesterase 7B isoform X1: MPVLEGLWGPDLRMRDSGLGVGVDVGVCPDEDSGSPVWGPLRTPPVTCGGLSLALELPALIRQLRAAWRARRGGPRGSERSEASSWVEADKEVETEELKQDVEDRSAILEADGRLSTGHAGVLLAERRGSYPLIDLRFLKTSLQREEVESGTRKKVTRQLSFQRYCHASRLLRGLVPPTPGSLHLLDDDYLGQAAHMLSKVGTWTFDIFLFDRLTNGNSLVTLMCHLFNVYGLVHHFQLDMVKLHRFLGMVQEDYHSQNPYHNAVHAADVTQAMYCYLKEPRLAEQLSLLDVFLGLMAAAAHDVDHPGVNQPFLIKTRHHLASLYQNTSVLESHHWRSTVGMLRESGLLSHLPADMSLDMEQQLGSLILATDISRQNEFLSTFREHLDNQDLDLQLASHRHFMLQIALKCADICNPCRVWELSRQWSERVCEEFYRQGDLERKFDLEISPLCNQQVDSVPAIQTGFISYIVEPLFEEWQRFTEPSLLSRTMMGHLQKNKARWSRLRHAQTTLDTQTHPSDDEPEGGGGENIP, encoded by the exons ATGCCAGTGTTAGAGGGGCTCTGGGGCCCAGATCTCAGGATGCGAGACTCTGGTCTTGGCGTTGGGGTCGATGTCGGGGTCTGTCCGGACGAAGATTCCGGCTCGCCAGTGTGGGGTCCCCTCAGGACTCCTCCGGTCACCTGTGGGGGCCTGTCGCTGGCCCTGGAACTTCCCGCTCTCATACGGCAGCTCAGGGCGGCCTGGAGGGCACGCAGGGGAGGCCCgcgggggtcagagagaagCGAGGCCAGCTCTTGGGTGGAGGCAGATAAGGAGGTGGAGACCGAGGAGTTGAAGCAGGATGTAGAAGACAGGAGCGCAATTCTGGAAG CTGATGGCAGACTGAGCACTGGTCATGCTGGTGTGTTGCTGGCTGAGAGACGAGGCTCCTACCCTCTGATCGACCTCCGCTTCCTGAAAa CCAGTCTCCAGCGAGAGGAGGTGGAGTCCGGCACCAGGAAGAAGGTCACACGTCAGCTGAGCTTCCAGAGATACTGCCACGCCTCCCGGCTGCTCAGGGGGCTGGTGCCCCCCACCCCCGGGTCCCTACACCTGCTGGACGACGACTACCTGGGACAGGCTGCG CACATGTTATCAAAGGTTGGCACATGGACCTTTGACATTTTCCTCTTCGATCGTCTAACGAATG gaaACAGCCTGGTGACTCTGATGTGCCATCTCTTCAATGTCTACGGTCTCGTTCATCACTTCCAGCTGGACATGGTCAAGCTGCACAGGTTTCTGG GTATGGTGCAGGAAGACTACCACTCCCAGAATCCCTATCACAACGCCGTTCATGCAGCTGACGTCACTCAAGCCATGTACTGCTACCTGAAGGAGCCCAGG CTGGCAGAGCAGCTGAGCCTCCTGGACGTGTTCCTGGGTCTGATGGCAGCAGCCGCCCACGATGTCGACCATCCCGGAGTCAACCAGCCCTTCCTCATCAAGACCAGACACCACCTGGCATCTCTCTATCAG AACACGTCTGTGCTGGAGAGTCACCACTGGAGGTCGACGGTGGGCATGCTGCGAGAGTCAGGACTGCTGTCTCACCTGCCTGCTGACATGTc GCTGGacatggagcagcagctgggctCTCTCATTCTGGCGACAGACATCAGCCGGCAGAATGAGTTCCTGTCGACCTTCAGAGAACATCTGGACAACCAGGACCTGGACCTTCAGCTGGCTTCACACAGGCATTTTATGCTGCAG ATTGCCCTGAAGTGTGCAGACATCTGTAACCCGTGTCGGGTTTGGGAGCTTAGCAGACAgtggagtgagagagtgtgtgaggagTTCTACAGACAGG GTGACCTGGAGAGAAAGTTTGACCTGGAAATCAGTCCTCTTTGTAACCAGCAGGTGGACTCTGTCCCAGCCATACAGACAG GTTTTATCTCATACATTGTGGAGCCTCTGTTTGAGGAGTGGCAGCGTTTCACTGAGCCCAGCCTGCTCAGCCGGACCATGATGGGTCACCTGCAGAAGAACAAAGCCCGCTGGAGCCGCCTGCGACACGCACAGACAACATTAGACACACAGACGCACCCTTCTGATGACGAGCCcgaaggaggaggtggagagaacATCCCTTaa